A window from Culex pipiens pallens isolate TS chromosome 3, TS_CPP_V2, whole genome shotgun sequence encodes these proteins:
- the LOC120426792 gene encoding uncharacterized protein LOC120426792: MEKPVEKRTLKVTIIWEKNRRDHLVIACGDQFFTLFANLEQELLERFPELIRCVGRRYFYTDEHGDEITLLTAKDLQNFRISWAAQFGRIFVRARPEASPSWLSIAVGLFFLIWKCIGVVFTALAVFVWILDRTIGVK; encoded by the coding sequence ATGGAAAAGCCCGTCGAAAAGCGCACTCTGAAAGTAACCATAATTTGGGAGAAAAATCGTCGCGACCATTTAGTCATCGCGTGCGGCGATCAATTTTTCACGCTGTTCGCCAACCTGGAGCAGGAACTGCTGGAACGCTTCCCGGAGCTGATTCGCTGCGTGGGCAGAAGGTACTTCTACACGGACGAACACGGCGACGAGATAACGCTGCTCACGGCAAAGGATTTGCAGAACTTCCGGATTTCTTGGGCAGCCCAGTTTGGGCGGATATTTGTGAGGGCGCGTCCGGAAGCTTCTCCATCGTGGTTATCCATCGCAGTGGGTTTGTTCTTTCTGATTTGGAAGTGCATTGGGGTGGTGTTTACTGCGTTGGCAgtttttgtttggattttggACAGGACAATTGGTGTGAAATAA